From the genome of Corallococcus macrosporus DSM 14697:
CAATGGCACCACCGTCGCGGCCATTCCCCGCGTCTCGGCGGCGGATGCCGCGAGCGGCGCCACCAACCCGGGCGTGGTCGCGCGCGTGACGGGCTGGGGTGCGACCTCCTCCGGTGGTTCGGGGTCCTCCACCCTGCGCACGGTGGACGTCAACGTGATTTCGAACACGGAGGCGCAGCAGAGCTACCCCAATGAGTACATTGGCCCGGACCAGATTGGCGCCAAGGCCCCGGGCAAGGACTCGTGCCAGGGCGACAGCGGTGGTCCGCTCACCGTCATGCACAACGGCGTCCGCAAGCTCGCGGGCGTGGTGAGCTGGGGCTACGGCTGCGCTGACTCGCGCTACCCGGGCATGTACGCCCGCGTGTCGCACTTCGAGGCCTGGGTCGACGCGAAGCTCAGCGGGACGAACCCTCCGCCGACCGGCACCACGCTGCTCTCCCAGACGAACCTGTCGGGCTCGTCCAGCACGTGGCGGCACTTCTCCATCTCCGTCCCCGCTGGCACCACGTCCCTCAAGGTGGTGCAGGCGGGCGGGTCGGGTGACGCGGACCTCTATGTGCGCCGTGGCTCGCAGCCCACCACCAGCGCCTACGACTGCCGGCCCTACTCGGCGGGCAACAACGAGAACTGCAACTTCACCAACCCCGCGTCTGGCACCTGGTACGTGTCCGTGCGCGGCTACAGCAGCTACTCCGGCGTGTCCGTGACGGCCACGATTCCGTAGCCACGCGCCGGCTCGCCGTCCAGGAAGCCCCCTGTCGCCCGCGGGTGACAGGGGGCTTCGCGTTTCAACGCGGGCTCACTCCACCCAGTGCTGCTCCGACAGGATGCGGTAGCCCGTCACCGTGTCGACGTAGAACTTGACCTGGATGCCGCCCCAGGGGCCCTTGCCGTAGCTGATGAAGCAGCCATTGAAGGTGCGGCCAGCGGTGCGTGCCTGGAGCTCCGCCAGGCCGTCCGCCATGAGCGTGTCCGGCAGCGGCTCGTTGCGGTCCGCGTAGCCCACCGTGCCCTCAATCTCCTGGTAGACCTCGGTGCCCGTGGCCAGGTTGGGGCGGACCGTCCAGTTCTGTCCCGCGGGGAAGAGGCTGGGGTCGATGCCGAAGCAGGACGCGCTCTGGAACTCGCCGTTGCCGTGCGCACCGTCAATCACGTCCTGGATGTCGAAGTCCTGGCTCAGGCGGGACGTCCACAGGCTCTCCTCCTGCGCGTTGATGGCCGCGATGAGCGCCGTCAGGGCGTAGCCCTGCGTGGCCGCGTTGCGGAGGTTGCGCAGGCTGACCGTGCCGACGCCGCTCACCTCGGAGATGGCCTGCGCCGACGTGAAGGGCCGCAGGTTGAGGAGGTTCGTCGCGCCATTCCACGCGTACGGCAGGACGGCGTACAGCGCGCTGCTGTCAATGGTGTTCACCAGGTGGACCAGGGCCGCGGCGTCATCGGTGGAGAGCGCGAGCTCGTCCAGGACGCCGGCGCAGGTGCTGCCAACGTAACCCAGGGTGCGGGCGCCGTCCTCGATTCGCGCCAGGCGCGCCTGGCTGATGCCGCGGACCGCGGACACCTCCACCAACGTGGAGAAGGGCGCCGTCGCGCGCTGGCTCACGAGGCTCTGGGCGACGTCGCTGGGAAGGTAGGTGCTCAGCGTGGACAGTGGCTCGGTGTTCACGAAGGTGAGCAGGCCCTGGCACTCCGGCGCCACGTCGACATCCGTGGTGGTGAGCGGCGCCTCCTGGCGCTCCGTGGACGGGGCAGGGGACTCGGACTCGGCGCTGGTGGGACCACAGCCGACCATCAGGCTCGCGGAGAGAAGGGCTGGAGCAAGACGACGCATGGATGATTCCTCCTGGAGGGTACTGCGGGGGGACGAGCCTCCATACACCAGGCCCCTGACTCGCCGTTCATCCTTGAAATGGTGAGAAGGTCGTGTTCACGAGAAAGTCATCATCACGCCTGTCCATGGCCGGGGGCGCACCCCGGGCGCCGGTGGGGCCTCCACGGTCGGTGCGGGCGCTGTGGCTAGCGCGCCGGGTTGTCCACGCTGGCGCGGGCCCGGTCGCATTCCTCGCAGCCCGCATCCGCCGGGCAGAGGAAGACGAGCGGGTCGGCCCGGAGGTGTTCGACCACGACGTTCACGATGTCCCGCGCCTCGGCGAGCTTCGCGTCGGCGCGCCCCACCTTGCCCTCGCGCAGCAGGCCGCGGGCGCGGAGCCAGCCGTCGGCGCGCTGGAAGCCCTGACAGCAGTGGTCCGTCTCGGCGATGTCCACCGTCCGGGCAACGCCATCCACTTCGACGACGCAGGGGTGGGTGACGGAGTACGGCACGGGGGCCAGGGCCTCCGCGAGGTGGAGGGTCGTGTTCTCGCCCTGGGTGACACCCAGCAGGAGCACCTGACCGCCCAAGTCATGTGCCCATCCCACGGGGCTTTCAGGGCCATGTGGTGGTGAGAGCGGCTGGGGGCGGCAGATGTCGCGCGCGCGAGGCCCCACGGCCGCGAAGGAGCCGCCAGGGTGGGTGCTGCGCAGGACGCCGGGCTGCCTCCAGAAGAGCTCCGCGGTGATGCCCATTCCTTCCGTGGGCGTGCGCTTCGGGTCGAACACGCCCTCGCCATCCGTCATGGTGGGCATGACCAGCGTCCCCGCGTCCCCCAGCGCCGCGCGCAACGCCTGGATGAGGCCCAGCGGTCCGCCTTCGACCGGGCGCACGGCCTTGAAGGACGTGTGCACCACGAGCACGCCGCCCTCGCGCACGCCGAGGTCCCGGAGTTGCCGCACCAGTTGCTCGCCACGGACTTCGCTCACGTCCTGGGTTATCGCGCGGCCTCGGGCCCGCCGCAATCGATGGCGACAGCGGAGCCCATCCAGTGGAGCGCGCCGGAGTCACCCCATGGCGCTTCGTGCGCTGAGGGCGGCCGGCTCAGGTGCGGACGTCGCGCACCAGCCCCAGCCGGCGGAGTGCTCGGATGGCCCACCACCCCAGGTCCAGCTCGTGGGGCTCCTGGCCCATGCGCGCGGAGCCTGGGAAGGCGTGGTGGTTGTTGTGGAAGCCCTCGCCGAAGGACAGCACGCCGAGCACCCAACTGTTCGTGCCGCTCTCCGCCGCGCCAGGCAGGGTGTAGCGCCGCTCGCCCCAGACGTGGGCCGCGTAGCCCACGGCCCAGTGTCCGAGGATGCTGGCGGCGGTGCGGGCGCAGACGCAGAGGGCGACGGCCTCCGGGCCCAGCGCCGCGAGCACGACTCCCGAGAGCCCGAGGACGTGCAGGGGCCACGTCCGTTCCAGGAAGCGCAGCCACGGGTCGGTCAGCACATCGGAGGGAAGCCGCACCAGCGTCCGGCCGTCCGCGGGCTCGAAGCGCAGGTGCAGGTTCCAGCCGAAGTCGCGGACCATCGAGTGCCCATAGGCGAAGTAGCGCGGGCAGTCGGGGCGGCTCTGCCAGTAGTCGCGCACCGCGTGCAGGCGCGTCCACGACAAGGGGCCACCCAGCCCGCTCAGGACGAAGAGGTAGGCGAGCACGCCTCGGGTGAGGGGACCCGCCTCGTAGGTGCGGTGGATGACGCCGCGATGCAGTCCCACCGAGTGGCCCAGGCAGAGGGTCGCGACGGTGAGCAGGAGCGACACCGCCACGGTGGTGGGCGTCGCCGCTGGGAGGCCCACGGTGACGCCAGGAATGAGCATGGCCCAGAGCCACAGCGTGCGCGCCGGGTCGAAGCGCAGCGTCCCGACCTCGGGGGGCACCAGGTGGGCCTTGGGTGCCTCCGGCCCGTGGGCGCGCCCTTCCGTCGGAAGGGGCGCGGGGTGCTCCAGGAGCGTGGCGCTCATCGTGGCACCTCGTCCGTGTCGCTCGGCTCCGCCTCACCGAAGAGCCCCTGTCGGCACAGGACGTCCGCCCTCAGGACCACGCTCCCTGCACCCGGGAGCCGGAGCGCCAGCGAAGCGGGGAGCAGCACGCGCGACAGCAGCGCCACCAGCCCCCCGGTGGCGCGCTGACCCGGGCTCTTGTCGAGCAGCCACCACATCAGCACGGCGAGGTGCGCGACGTAGAGCAGCCGCCCCAGGGCCTTGACGACAGGTGCGCTTCCCGGTGCGTCCGTCGC
Proteins encoded in this window:
- a CDS encoding trypsin-like serine protease translates to MMSVKFMRRWSTVGAMSLLVGCGPELVDEQAEAVTPATIEQDIVGGTTTTINANPWQVSLRRGGHWCGGSILNKDWILTAAHCVDGYTVSSIVAGSTSSTSTSSGQTRNVAQVIIHEDYGSAGNDVALLRLATSLSLNGTTVAAIPRVSAADAASGATNPGVVARVTGWGATSSGGSGSSTLRTVDVNVISNTEAQQSYPNEYIGPDQIGAKAPGKDSCQGDSGGPLTVMHNGVRKLAGVVSWGYGCADSRYPGMYARVSHFEAWVDAKLSGTNPPPTGTTLLSQTNLSGSSSTWRHFSISVPAGTTSLKVVQAGGSGDADLYVRRGSQPTTSAYDCRPYSAGNNENCNFTNPASGTWYVSVRGYSSYSGVSVTATIP
- a CDS encoding AAC(3) family N-acetyltransferase gives rise to the protein MSEVRGEQLVRQLRDLGVREGGVLVVHTSFKAVRPVEGGPLGLIQALRAALGDAGTLVMPTMTDGEGVFDPKRTPTEGMGITAELFWRQPGVLRSTHPGGSFAAVGPRARDICRPQPLSPPHGPESPVGWAHDLGGQVLLLGVTQGENTTLHLAEALAPVPYSVTHPCVVEVDGVARTVDIAETDHCCQGFQRADGWLRARGLLREGKVGRADAKLAEARDIVNVVVEHLRADPLVFLCPADAGCEECDRARASVDNPAR
- a CDS encoding acyl-CoA desaturase, yielding MSATLLEHPAPLPTEGRAHGPEAPKAHLVPPEVGTLRFDPARTLWLWAMLIPGVTVGLPAATPTTVAVSLLLTVATLCLGHSVGLHRGVIHRTYEAGPLTRGVLAYLFVLSGLGGPLSWTRLHAVRDYWQSRPDCPRYFAYGHSMVRDFGWNLHLRFEPADGRTLVRLPSDVLTDPWLRFLERTWPLHVLGLSGVVLAALGPEAVALCVCARTAASILGHWAVGYAAHVWGERRYTLPGAAESGTNSWVLGVLSFGEGFHNNHHAFPGSARMGQEPHELDLGWWAIRALRRLGLVRDVRT